Proteins encoded within one genomic window of Streptomyces sp. NBC_00523:
- a CDS encoding PH domain-containing protein, with the protein MSEPAEVICRVPARNVSWWGSGVCAVAAGLAALLVWQRPDVLSVAFWLCAVIALMGPIFLYLATARLTAGAYGLRSRTLLRRRSVPWSRIVDLRRCIQSGGNHDIHRVSVLLDNGRSFRLPLPTSGEDLARFDAELTALRALHRRYGSPATDGEAPVITPRSAGRRPVVTWIVGVVLLTASAVAASYVADAASEQRAWRAAVACTDATPAAERRDCLATFDGVIERTDVNRGRGSSWLYFTDDRPIDRLSVSQDDAAAFRAGEKVELVFWHGSARTVTGEHRVWHDHLISPGELAVFSALCLLGAGYAGARLLVRGRGRGLRDDELLPSALPFAGALGVTAVWLLPLLHLHSTDPLSSPGRVAWAAAGTAVTAAVLVLAWRATRVRAPGEVRAAAPDGRDHFLAARFLEATTYNPNYFGTHVVVGEGPPAVTPHPGPGRFAARRIPAERLTVTGVRRARGGDGDTVPRGWHVAELDDGGTPVRLAAAPADLARITDALERERRDGGRDPETATTRP; encoded by the coding sequence ATGTCCGAACCAGCGGAAGTGATCTGCCGCGTTCCCGCGCGGAACGTGTCGTGGTGGGGCAGCGGGGTCTGCGCGGTCGCGGCGGGCCTGGCCGCGCTGCTCGTATGGCAGCGGCCGGACGTCCTCAGTGTGGCGTTCTGGCTGTGCGCGGTGATCGCGCTGATGGGGCCGATTTTCCTGTATCTGGCTACCGCCCGGCTCACCGCGGGCGCGTACGGACTGCGCTCCCGGACCCTGCTGCGCCGTCGTTCGGTGCCGTGGTCCCGGATCGTGGATCTGCGCCGCTGCATACAGAGCGGCGGGAACCACGACATCCACCGCGTCAGCGTGCTGCTGGACAACGGGCGGTCCTTCCGGCTGCCGCTGCCGACGAGCGGCGAGGACCTCGCGAGGTTCGACGCGGAGCTGACGGCGCTGCGCGCGCTGCACCGCCGATACGGGAGCCCCGCGACGGACGGCGAGGCCCCGGTCATCACGCCCCGGTCGGCGGGGCGCCGCCCTGTCGTCACCTGGATCGTGGGCGTCGTGCTGCTCACCGCCTCGGCCGTGGCCGCGTCGTACGTCGCGGACGCCGCGTCGGAGCAGCGGGCGTGGCGGGCGGCCGTGGCCTGCACCGACGCCACCCCGGCCGCCGAGCGCCGCGACTGCCTGGCCACCTTCGACGGGGTGATCGAGCGGACCGACGTCAACCGGGGCAGGGGCAGCAGCTGGCTGTACTTCACCGACGACCGTCCGATCGACCGGCTCTCGGTCTCCCAGGACGACGCCGCGGCGTTCCGCGCTGGGGAGAAGGTGGAGCTGGTCTTCTGGCACGGCTCGGCCAGGACGGTCACCGGCGAGCACCGGGTCTGGCACGACCACCTGATCAGCCCCGGGGAACTCGCCGTGTTCTCCGCGCTCTGCCTGCTGGGCGCGGGTTACGCGGGGGCCCGGCTGCTGGTCCGCGGGCGCGGGCGCGGGCTGCGGGACGACGAGCTGCTGCCCTCCGCCCTTCCGTTCGCGGGCGCCCTCGGCGTGACGGCCGTATGGCTGCTGCCCCTGCTCCACCTGCACTCCACGGACCCGCTGAGCTCGCCCGGGAGGGTCGCCTGGGCGGCGGCGGGCACGGCGGTCACCGCGGCCGTGCTCGTCCTCGCCTGGCGCGCCACCCGCGTCCGTGCCCCGGGCGAGGTCCGGGCCGCCGCCCCGGACGGACGTGACCACTTCCTGGCCGCCCGTTTCCTGGAGGCCACCACGTACAACCCGAACTACTTCGGCACCCACGTGGTCGTCGGCGAGGGCCCGCCGGCCGTGACGCCCCACCCGGGCCCCGGCCGCTTCGCCGCCCGCCGCATCCCCGCGGAACGGCTCACCGTGACCGGCGTGCGGCGGGCCCGGGGCGGCGACGGCGACACCGTCCCCCGGGGCTGGCACGTCGCCGAGCTGGACGACGGCGGCACACCGGTCCGGCTGGCCGCCGCCCCCGCGGACCTGGCCCGGATCACCGACGCGCTGGAGCGCGAGCGCCGCGACGGCGGGCGGGACCCGGAAACGGCGACGACCCGGCCGTGA
- a CDS encoding DUF4396 domain-containing protein, whose translation MEHVHHGGHATWRMAAQATLHCLTGCAIGEILGMVIGTAAGLHNGATVALSIALAFVFGYALTMRGVLKADVPLRQALKVALAADTLSIAVMELIDNTVMVTIPGAMDAGLSDVLFWGALAGSLALAFVITTPVNRWMIGRGKGHAVVHAYH comes from the coding sequence ATGGAGCACGTCCACCACGGAGGTCACGCCACCTGGCGGATGGCGGCGCAGGCCACCCTGCACTGCCTCACCGGCTGCGCGATCGGCGAGATCCTCGGCATGGTGATCGGCACGGCGGCCGGCCTGCACAACGGCGCGACCGTGGCCCTGTCCATCGCCCTGGCCTTCGTCTTCGGTTACGCGCTGACCATGCGCGGGGTCCTGAAGGCGGACGTGCCCCTGCGGCAGGCGCTGAAGGTGGCGCTGGCCGCCGACACGCTGTCCATCGCGGTCATGGAGCTCATCGACAACACCGTCATGGTCACCATCCCCGGCGCCATGGACGCGGGCCTGTCCGACGTCCTCTTCTGGGGCGCGCTCGCCGGCTCGCTGGCCCTCGCCTTCGTCATCACCACACCGGTGAATCGCTGGATGATCGGACGCGGCAAGGGCCACGCCGTGGTGCACGCCTACCACTGA
- a CDS encoding DUF389 domain-containing protein: MLHLRLLVPAERTDEVTDLLERTVGTAHLAVLPGVSRDPVGDMVLCDVAREAGDELIAALRRLGLDEYGAITVENMDLTLSARADRAEEEAPGEGSDAVLWEELVEATHDDSTFSATYVAFLAVATMLAACGVMLDNAILIVGAMAVGPEFGPLAGISTALVQRAPRLVGRSLIALIGGFAAAMLLTVGFAWLMDVFGLFDRAMIEGDRPNTAFVWQPDWMSFVVAFLAGIAGTLSLTSAKSGALIGVAISVTTVPAAANAAVAFSYRDYGQMTGSVQQLLANLGGIVAAGTLTLLAQKALWRRTRHFQRAHTKPTAP; the protein is encoded by the coding sequence GTGCTCCATCTGCGCCTGCTCGTCCCCGCCGAGCGCACGGACGAGGTGACGGACCTGCTGGAGCGGACCGTCGGCACCGCGCACCTCGCCGTGCTGCCGGGCGTCTCGCGCGACCCGGTGGGCGACATGGTGCTGTGCGACGTGGCGCGCGAGGCGGGCGACGAGCTGATCGCGGCGCTGCGCCGGCTCGGTCTCGACGAGTACGGCGCGATCACCGTCGAGAACATGGACCTGACGCTCTCCGCGCGCGCCGACCGGGCGGAGGAGGAGGCGCCGGGCGAGGGGTCGGACGCGGTGCTCTGGGAGGAGCTGGTCGAGGCCACGCACGACGACTCGACGTTCAGCGCCACCTATGTCGCGTTCCTCGCGGTCGCGACGATGCTCGCGGCCTGCGGGGTGATGCTCGACAACGCGATCCTGATCGTCGGCGCGATGGCGGTGGGCCCCGAGTTCGGGCCGCTCGCCGGGATCTCGACGGCGCTCGTGCAGCGCGCCCCGCGCCTGGTGGGGCGCTCGCTGATCGCGCTGATCGGCGGGTTCGCCGCGGCGATGCTGCTCACGGTGGGCTTCGCCTGGCTGATGGACGTCTTCGGGCTGTTCGACCGCGCGATGATCGAGGGGGACCGGCCCAACACCGCGTTCGTCTGGCAGCCGGACTGGATGTCATTCGTCGTGGCGTTCCTCGCCGGCATCGCGGGCACGCTCTCGCTGACCTCGGCGAAGTCCGGCGCGCTCATCGGGGTCGCGATCTCGGTGACGACCGTCCCGGCGGCCGCCAACGCGGCGGTGGCCTTCAGCTACCGGGACTACGGCCAGATGACCGGGTCCGTCCAGCAGCTGCTGGCCAACCTCGGCGGGATCGTCGCGGCGGGGACGCTGACCCTGCTCGCCCAGAAGGCCCTGTGGCGCAGGACCCGGCACTTCCAGCGCGCCCACACCAAGCCGACGGCACCATAG
- the rpsI gene encoding 30S ribosomal protein S9 encodes MAETTVETVEGTEGEETFAEVTTFESEVPVEGEYTSESLAGRFGDPQPAAGLGRRKNAIARVRIVPGTGKWKINGRTLESYFPNKVHQQEVNEPFKVLELDGRYDVIARIAGGGVSGQAGALRLGVARALNEADVDNNRATLKKAGFLSRDDRAVERKKAGLKKARKAPQYSKR; translated from the coding sequence GTGGCCGAGACCACTGTTGAGACCGTCGAGGGCACCGAGGGCGAGGAGACCTTCGCCGAGGTGACCACCTTCGAGTCCGAGGTCCCCGTCGAGGGTGAGTACACCTCCGAGTCGCTCGCCGGCCGCTTCGGCGACCCGCAGCCCGCCGCCGGCCTCGGCCGTCGCAAGAACGCCATCGCCCGCGTCCGGATCGTTCCGGGCACCGGCAAGTGGAAGATCAACGGTCGCACCCTCGAGAGCTACTTCCCGAACAAGGTGCACCAGCAGGAAGTCAACGAGCCCTTCAAGGTGCTCGAGCTCGACGGCCGTTACGACGTCATCGCCCGCATCGCGGGTGGCGGCGTCTCGGGTCAGGCCGGCGCCCTGCGCCTGGGCGTGGCCCGCGCGCTGAACGAGGCGGACGTGGACAACAACCGCGCGACCCTCAAGAAGGCCGGCTTCCTCTCCCGCGACGACCGTGCGGTCGAGCGCAAGAAGGCCGGTCTCAAGAAGGCCCGCAAGGCCCCGCAGTACAGCAAGCGCTAA
- the rplM gene encoding 50S ribosomal protein L13 — protein MRTYSPKPGDVTRQWHIIDAQDVVLGRLATTAANLLRGKHKAIYAPHMDMGDFVIIINADKVHLSGNKRTQKMAYRHSGFPGGLRSVRYDDLLANNPEKAVEKAIKGMIPKNSLGRQMISKLKVYAGDQHPHAAQQPVPYEITQVAQ, from the coding sequence GTGCGTACGTACAGCCCCAAGCCCGGCGATGTGACCCGCCAGTGGCACATCATTGACGCGCAGGACGTCGTCCTGGGCCGTCTCGCCACCACGGCTGCGAACCTCCTGCGAGGCAAGCACAAGGCGATCTACGCCCCCCACATGGACATGGGCGACTTCGTCATCATCATCAACGCCGACAAGGTTCACCTGTCCGGCAACAAGCGGACCCAGAAGATGGCGTACCGCCACTCCGGGTTCCCGGGCGGTCTGCGCTCCGTGCGCTACGACGACCTGCTCGCGAACAACCCCGAGAAGGCCGTCGAGAAGGCCATCAAGGGCATGATCCCCAAGAACTCCCTGGGCCGTCAGATGATCTCGAAGCTGAAGGTCTACGCGGGCGACCAGCACCCGCACGCTGCGCAGCAGCCGGTCCCGTACGAGATCACCCAGGTCGCGCAGTAG
- the glmM gene encoding phosphoglucosamine mutase — protein MGRLFGTDGVRGVANADLTAELALGLSVAAAHVLAEAGTFEGHRPTAVVGRDPRASGEFLEAAVVAGLASAGVDVLRVGVLPTPAVAYLTGALGADIGVMLSASHNAMPDNGVKFFARGGHKLADELEDRIETVYEQHRTGEPWTRPTGAGVGRVTDYVEGFDRYVAHLIGVLPNRLDGLKVVLDEAHGAAARVSPEAFARAGAEVVTIGAEPDGLNINDGCGSTHLELLRAAVVDHGADLGIAHDGDADRCLAVDAAGEEVDGDQILAVLALAMREAGQLRRDTVVGTVMSNLGFKLAMEREGIQLVQTAVGDRYVLESMKAEGFALGGEQSGHVIVLDHATTGDGTLTGLMLAARVAATGRSLAELAGVMERLPQVLVNVPDVDKSRVHTSQEVAAAVAEAERELGHTGRVLLRPSGTEPLVRVMVEAADIEQARSVAGQLADVVKSALG, from the coding sequence GTGGGACGACTCTTCGGCACGGACGGCGTGCGCGGTGTCGCCAATGCGGACCTGACGGCCGAGCTCGCGCTCGGCCTCTCGGTGGCCGCGGCACACGTACTGGCCGAGGCGGGCACCTTCGAGGGCCATCGGCCGACGGCCGTGGTGGGCCGCGACCCACGCGCCTCCGGAGAGTTCCTGGAGGCCGCCGTGGTGGCCGGCCTGGCGAGCGCGGGCGTCGACGTCCTGCGCGTCGGCGTGCTGCCGACCCCGGCCGTGGCCTACCTGACCGGCGCGCTCGGCGCCGACATCGGGGTCATGCTCTCCGCCAGCCACAACGCCATGCCGGACAACGGTGTCAAGTTCTTCGCCCGGGGCGGCCACAAGCTCGCCGACGAGCTGGAGGACCGCATCGAGACGGTCTACGAGCAGCACCGCACCGGTGAGCCGTGGACCCGCCCGACCGGCGCCGGCGTCGGCCGCGTCACGGACTACGTGGAGGGCTTCGACCGGTACGTCGCCCACCTCATCGGCGTCCTCCCGAACCGCCTCGACGGCCTGAAGGTCGTCCTGGACGAGGCGCACGGCGCCGCCGCCCGAGTCTCGCCCGAGGCGTTCGCCCGCGCCGGGGCCGAGGTCGTCACGATCGGCGCCGAGCCGGACGGGCTGAACATCAACGACGGCTGCGGCTCCACCCACCTGGAGCTGCTGCGCGCCGCCGTCGTCGACCACGGCGCGGACCTGGGCATCGCGCACGACGGCGACGCCGACCGCTGCCTGGCCGTGGACGCGGCGGGCGAGGAGGTCGACGGCGACCAGATCCTCGCCGTGCTGGCCCTCGCCATGCGCGAGGCCGGACAGCTGCGCCGGGACACCGTGGTCGGCACCGTGATGTCGAACCTCGGCTTCAAGCTGGCCATGGAGCGCGAGGGCATCCAGCTCGTCCAGACGGCCGTCGGCGACCGCTACGTGCTGGAGTCCATGAAGGCCGAGGGCTTCGCGCTGGGCGGCGAGCAGTCCGGCCACGTCATCGTCCTGGACCACGCCACGACCGGCGACGGCACCCTGACCGGCCTGATGCTCGCGGCCCGGGTCGCCGCGACGGGCCGCTCGCTCGCCGAGCTGGCCGGGGTCATGGAGCGCCTGCCGCAGGTCCTGGTCAACGTCCCGGACGTGGACAAGTCCCGCGTGCACACCTCGCAGGAGGTGGCCGCCGCCGTCGCGGAGGCCGAGCGCGAGCTGGGCCACACCGGCCGCGTGCTGCTGCGCCCCTCGGGCACGGAGCCGCTGGTACGGGTCATGGTCGAGGCGGCCGACATCGAGCAGGCCCGCTCGGTGGCGGGGCAGCTGGCGGACGTCGTGAAGTCGGCGTTGGGCTGA
- the argG gene encoding argininosuccinate synthase, with product MSKVLTSLPTGERVGIAFSGGLDTSVAVAWMRDKGAVPCTYTADIGQYDEPDIASVPGRAKTYGAELARLVDCRAALVEEGLAALTCGAFHIRSGGRAYFNTTPLGRAVTGTLLVRAMLEDDVQIWGDGSTFKGNDIERFYRYGLLANPHLRIYKPWLDAEFVTELGGRKEMSEWLVAHGLPYRDSTEKAYSTDANIWGATHEAKTLEHLNTGVETVEPIMGVRFWDPSVEIETEDVTIGFDQGRPVTINGEKFETAVDLVLKANAIGGRHGLGMSDQIENRIIEAKSRGIYEAPGMALLHAAYERLVNAIHNEDTLAQYHNEGRRLGRLMYEGRWLDPQALMVRESIQRWVGTAVTGEVTLRLRRGEDYSILDTTGPAFSYHPDKLSMERTEDSAFGPVDRIGQLTMRNLDIADSRAKLEQYAGLGMIGTANPAIGAAQAAATGLIGQLPEGGAEAIASRGEVSDQDEMLDRAAMESGTD from the coding sequence ATGTCCAAGGTCCTCACCTCCCTGCCCACCGGCGAACGCGTCGGCATCGCCTTCTCGGGCGGCCTCGACACCTCGGTCGCGGTCGCGTGGATGCGCGACAAGGGTGCCGTTCCGTGCACCTACACCGCCGACATCGGCCAGTACGACGAGCCCGACATCGCCTCGGTCCCGGGCCGCGCCAAGACGTACGGCGCCGAGCTCGCCCGCCTGGTCGACTGCCGCGCCGCACTCGTGGAGGAGGGGCTGGCCGCGCTGACGTGCGGGGCGTTCCACATCCGTTCGGGCGGCCGGGCGTACTTCAACACGACGCCGCTGGGCCGCGCGGTCACCGGCACGCTCCTGGTCCGGGCGATGCTGGAGGACGACGTCCAGATCTGGGGCGACGGCTCCACGTTCAAGGGCAACGACATCGAGCGGTTCTACCGCTACGGCCTGCTGGCCAACCCGCACCTGCGCATCTACAAGCCCTGGCTGGACGCCGAGTTCGTGACGGAGCTCGGCGGCCGCAAGGAGATGTCGGAGTGGCTGGTCGCCCACGGCCTGCCCTACCGGGACAGCACCGAGAAGGCGTACTCCACGGACGCCAACATCTGGGGCGCCACCCACGAGGCCAAGACGCTGGAGCACCTGAACACCGGTGTGGAGACCGTCGAGCCGATCATGGGCGTGCGGTTCTGGGACCCGTCGGTCGAGATCGAGACCGAGGACGTCACGATCGGCTTCGACCAGGGCCGCCCGGTCACGATCAACGGCGAGAAGTTCGAGACCGCCGTCGACCTGGTCCTGAAGGCGAACGCCATCGGCGGCCGCCACGGCCTGGGCATGTCCGACCAGATCGAGAACCGGATCATCGAGGCCAAGAGCCGGGGCATCTACGAGGCCCCCGGCATGGCCCTGCTGCACGCCGCGTACGAGCGCCTGGTCAACGCCATCCACAACGAGGACACCCTCGCCCAGTACCACAACGAGGGCCGCCGCCTCGGCCGGCTGATGTACGAGGGCCGCTGGCTGGACCCGCAGGCGCTGATGGTCCGCGAGTCGATCCAGCGCTGGGTCGGTACGGCCGTCACCGGCGAGGTCACCCTGCGGCTGCGGCGCGGCGAGGACTACTCGATCCTCGACACCACGGGCCCGGCCTTCAGCTACCACCCGGACAAGCTGTCCATGGAGCGCACCGAGGACTCCGCGTTCGGCCCGGTCGACCGCATCGGCCAGCTCACCATGCGGAACCTGGACATCGCTGACTCCCGCGCCAAGCTGGAGCAGTACGCGGGCCTCGGCATGATCGGCACCGCGAACCCGGCCATCGGCGCGGCCCAGGCCGCCGCCACCGGCCTGATCGGCCAGCTGCCCGAGGGCGGCGCCGAGGCCATCGCCTCGCGCGGCGAGGTCTCGGACCAGGACGAGATGCTGGACCGCGCGGCGATGGAGTCCGGCACGGACTGA
- a CDS encoding dihydrofolate reductase family protein, with product MAQLLKVQNFTVSADGVACGENQTLERPFGHVDPGQLFAWAGATASWPGRRDPGGSRGLDDYMTRDFSLNIGAEIMGRNKFSPQRGPWENHEWQGWWGDEPPFHTPVFVLTHHKRPSFTLSDTTFHFVDGEPADVLAQAREAAEGKDVRLGGGVSTIREFLDADLVDTLHVAVSPVKFGTGMRLWDSPDDLRDRFHLDVVPSPSGVTHHLFWRK from the coding sequence ATGGCTCAACTGCTGAAGGTCCAGAACTTCACCGTCTCCGCCGACGGCGTCGCCTGCGGGGAGAACCAGACCCTGGAGCGGCCCTTCGGCCATGTCGATCCGGGGCAGTTGTTCGCCTGGGCCGGGGCTACGGCGAGCTGGCCCGGCCGGAGGGACCCGGGCGGCAGCCGGGGCCTGGACGACTACATGACGCGGGACTTCTCGCTCAACATCGGCGCCGAGATCATGGGCCGCAACAAGTTCAGCCCGCAGCGCGGTCCGTGGGAGAACCACGAGTGGCAGGGCTGGTGGGGCGACGAGCCGCCGTTCCACACCCCGGTGTTCGTCCTGACGCACCACAAGCGGCCCTCCTTCACGCTCTCCGACACCACGTTCCACTTCGTGGACGGCGAGCCCGCCGACGTCCTCGCCCAGGCCCGGGAGGCCGCGGAGGGCAAGGACGTCCGGCTCGGCGGCGGGGTCTCCACCATCCGGGAGTTCCTGGACGCCGACCTGGTCGACACCCTGCACGTGGCGGTGTCCCCGGTGAAGTTCGGGACGGGCATGCGCCTCTGGGACTCCCCGGACGACCTGCGCGACCGCTTCCACCTGGACGTCGTCCCGAGCCCGAGCGGGGTGACGCACCACCTGTTCTGGCGGAAGTGA
- the coaA gene encoding type I pantothenate kinase: MITSPARSPRRAEHAATPYVDLSRAEWSALRDKTPLPLTAEEVERLRGLGDVIDLDEVRDVYLPLSRLLNLYVQATSGLRGALNTFLGDAGNGQGAQRGTPFVIGVAGSVAVGKSTTARILRALLARWPEHPRVELVTTDGFLLPMKELHARGLMSRKGFPESYDRRALTRFVADIKAGKDEVTAPVYSHLIYDIVPGERLTVRRPDILIVEGLNVLQPALPGKDGRTRVGLADYFDFSVYVDAKPEDIETWYLNRFRKLRETAFQDPSSYFRKYTQVSEAEAMEYAATMWRTINRPNLVENVAPTRGRATLVLRKGPDHKVQRLSLRKL, encoded by the coding sequence GTGATCACTTCACCCGCACGGAGCCCCCGACGCGCCGAGCACGCGGCGACGCCGTACGTCGATCTCTCCCGGGCGGAGTGGAGCGCGCTGCGCGACAAGACGCCGCTGCCGCTGACCGCCGAGGAGGTGGAGCGGCTGCGCGGGCTCGGCGACGTGATCGATCTCGACGAGGTGCGGGACGTCTACCTGCCGCTCTCGCGGTTGCTGAACCTGTACGTGCAGGCCACCTCCGGGCTGCGCGGCGCGCTCAACACCTTCCTCGGCGACGCGGGCAACGGGCAGGGCGCGCAGCGCGGCACCCCGTTCGTCATAGGCGTCGCGGGCAGTGTCGCCGTCGGCAAGTCCACCACCGCGCGCATCCTCCGCGCGCTGCTGGCCCGCTGGCCGGAGCACCCCCGCGTCGAGCTGGTCACCACCGACGGGTTCCTGCTGCCGATGAAGGAGCTCCACGCGCGCGGCCTGATGTCCCGCAAGGGGTTCCCGGAGTCGTACGACCGGCGCGCCCTCACCCGTTTCGTCGCCGACATCAAGGCGGGCAAGGACGAGGTCACCGCCCCCGTCTACTCGCACCTGATCTACGACATCGTGCCCGGCGAACGGCTCACCGTGCGCCGCCCGGACATCCTCATCGTGGAGGGGCTGAACGTCCTCCAGCCCGCCCTGCCCGGCAAGGACGGCCGCACCAGGGTCGGGCTCGCCGACTACTTCGACTTCAGCGTGTACGTGGACGCCAAGCCGGAGGACATCGAGACCTGGTACCTGAACCGCTTCCGGAAGCTGCGCGAGACGGCGTTCCAGGACCCGTCCTCGTACTTCCGGAAGTACACCCAGGTCTCCGAGGCCGAGGCGATGGAGTACGCGGCCACCATGTGGCGGACCATCAACCGGCCGAACCTCGTGGAGAACGTGGCGCCGACCCGCGGACGTGCCACGCTGGTGCTGCGCAAGGGGCCCGACCACAAGGTCCAGCGGCTGTCACTGCGCAAACTCTGA
- a CDS encoding zinc-binding dehydrogenase — MRAQLPAAEEGGTVHIGEAPEPAPAADEALVAVEAYSVNRGETFQLDGQLNRRWPGWRPGKDVAGTVVRAAADGTGPAAGTRVVAHPPAYGWAERVAVPVHSLAPLPDSVDAVTAAALPLAGITALRLLRAAGPVAGRRVLLTGASGGVGHYVTELAASSGAAVTAVSATRERGARLLELGAEAVVTSPEEAEGPFDVVLESVGGDSLPAALARLAPGGLLVWFGQASRTPVTLNFFDFFGGPAQARIAHFDYTRADTTYAAELATLVRLVAGGRLHPEIGPVRDWSRTGDAIADIRARRVRGNAVLTVG, encoded by the coding sequence ATGCGCGCACAACTCCCCGCCGCCGAAGAGGGCGGCACAGTCCACATCGGCGAGGCCCCCGAGCCCGCCCCCGCCGCCGACGAGGCCCTCGTCGCGGTCGAGGCGTACTCGGTCAACCGGGGCGAGACCTTCCAGCTCGACGGGCAGCTGAACCGCCGGTGGCCCGGCTGGCGGCCCGGCAAGGACGTCGCGGGCACGGTCGTCCGGGCGGCGGCCGACGGCACCGGACCGGCCGCCGGCACCCGGGTCGTCGCCCACCCGCCCGCGTACGGCTGGGCCGAGCGCGTCGCCGTCCCGGTGCACAGCCTCGCCCCGCTCCCGGACAGCGTCGACGCGGTGACGGCGGCGGCCCTCCCGCTGGCCGGGATCACCGCGCTGCGCCTGCTGCGCGCGGCCGGCCCGGTGGCGGGGCGGCGGGTCCTGCTGACCGGGGCGAGCGGGGGCGTCGGCCACTACGTCACGGAGCTGGCGGCCTCCTCGGGGGCGGCGGTGACGGCGGTGAGCGCGACCCGGGAGCGCGGGGCGCGGCTGCTGGAGCTGGGCGCCGAGGCGGTGGTGACGTCGCCGGAGGAAGCGGAGGGCCCGTTCGACGTGGTCCTGGAGTCGGTGGGCGGGGACTCGCTGCCGGCCGCGCTGGCCCGGCTGGCCCCGGGCGGCCTGCTGGTCTGGTTCGGCCAGGCGAGCCGCACCCCGGTCACGCTGAACTTCTTCGACTTCTTCGGCGGCCCGGCCCAGGCCCGTATCGCCCACTTCGACTACACCCGCGCCGACACCACGTACGCGGCCGAACTCGCCACCCTGGTAAGGCTGGTGGCGGGCGGGCGGCTGCACCCGGAGATAGGCCCGGTCCGCGACTGGTCGCGCACCGGGGACGCCATCGCCGACATCCGGGCGCGCCGGGTCCGGGGGAACGCGGTGCTTACGGTGGGATGA
- a CDS encoding DUF6008 family protein, whose amino-acid sequence MPGMESTASTVDTLGAVLFIGWAVAMWGAVAVLAVGNRRPLRPGLYKVAVALIGIGVIGQIGHFQEHVAQAAYWIGHPYDPAWMTPWGNSFSRGFGQVDPSKPSLGMEILHLIGNFIFLAGLVGIVQITHRVAGQLKSRKWARMGVWMQGIHGLEHIVLTLSVALGASRAIGLSTWFGAIEPGPALATYRIWWHFVANAVGTAILGIAVYHLWKEKRAVRASFGLAEDASDAAAPADDDPARTLEPAGRP is encoded by the coding sequence ATGCCCGGGATGGAGTCCACCGCCTCGACGGTGGACACCCTGGGCGCCGTCCTGTTCATCGGCTGGGCCGTGGCGATGTGGGGCGCCGTCGCCGTGCTCGCGGTCGGCAACCGGCGGCCGCTGCGGCCGGGGCTGTACAAGGTCGCCGTCGCGCTCATCGGTATCGGCGTCATCGGCCAGATCGGGCACTTTCAGGAGCACGTCGCCCAGGCCGCGTACTGGATCGGGCACCCCTACGACCCGGCGTGGATGACGCCGTGGGGCAACAGCTTCTCGCGCGGGTTCGGGCAGGTCGACCCGAGCAAGCCGTCGCTCGGGATGGAGATCCTGCACCTGATCGGGAACTTCATCTTCCTCGCCGGACTGGTCGGCATCGTGCAGATCACGCACCGGGTCGCCGGGCAGCTGAAGTCGCGCAAGTGGGCCCGGATGGGCGTCTGGATGCAGGGCATCCACGGCCTGGAGCACATCGTGCTGACCCTCTCCGTCGCGCTCGGAGCCAGCCGGGCCATCGGCCTGTCGACCTGGTTCGGCGCCATCGAGCCCGGCCCGGCGCTGGCCACGTACCGGATCTGGTGGCACTTCGTGGCCAACGCGGTCGGCACGGCCATCCTCGGGATCGCCGTGTACCACCTGTGGAAGGAGAAGCGGGCGGTCAGGGCGAGCTTCGGTCTCGCGGAGGACGCCTCGGACGCGGCCGCTCCGGCGGACGACGACCCCGCGCGCACCCTCGAACCGGCGGGGCGCCCCTGA
- a CDS encoding nuclear transport factor 2 family protein: protein MHSTPKDVVLDYMKTLAAGDMDRLRAFFDADVTWTLAGDLPVSGTWTGPDEIFDAFVATMTARLVPETVEMEFLGVIAEGERVLAEWKTRALTRKGARYDQHCLAVFTVRDGRIAAVREHFDTLHAHDVVFA, encoded by the coding sequence ATGCACAGCACCCCCAAGGACGTCGTCCTCGACTACATGAAGACCCTCGCCGCGGGCGACATGGACCGGCTGAGGGCGTTCTTCGACGCCGACGTCACCTGGACGCTCGCCGGTGACCTGCCCGTTTCGGGCACCTGGACCGGGCCCGACGAGATCTTCGACGCGTTCGTGGCGACGATGACCGCCCGGCTGGTGCCGGAGACCGTGGAGATGGAGTTCCTGGGCGTGATCGCGGAGGGCGAGCGGGTGCTCGCGGAATGGAAGACGCGCGCGCTGACCCGCAAGGGCGCCCGCTACGACCAGCACTGCCTGGCCGTGTTCACCGTGCGCGACGGCCGGATCGCCGCCGTCCGGGAGCACTTCGACACCCTGCACGCCCACGACGTCGTCTTCGCCTGA